Sequence from the Drosophila innubila isolate TH190305 chromosome 3L unlocalized genomic scaffold, UK_Dinn_1.0 0_D_3L, whole genome shotgun sequence genome:
TTACCGAcgaattaatatgtatttatttcacaACCGGCAAAACCAACGAactaacaaatacaaaaatgtaacaaaaaaaatagctcTGTCCTCCAGGGCTGCCAGCTTTTTAGAGTAGCAATAACTGTTTTTGGTGGGAAAGCGTACAAAAAAATAGCTGATATTGCGatgcaaaatagctaaaatattaGCCAACTTTCTTGGTACCGGACGAGACCAAGcggcaaaattaatttaaaaaatctgcaaacattttcaaaattctagcctaaaaataaagaaaaatatataaaagatagaatacttaatataaatgtcgcacttttattaaataaagagGTTCACTAATGCCAATATAACTATTTTTGAGAGGCTTAAAAGTTGTTTAACATAAAGAAAAACCTTAAAATCAAAAGGTTTTTCTGtgtttttggtgtttttttttctaagccTTTTGTAACATTTCTTTTCTACCTTGTTTCTTAATAGTAGTTTTTCAAATCTGGTTATTTTTGACGGTCAAAAATAGGTACGAGTAAAAAGGCTGCCTGACGTTCAAGCTATcggtaatattttttaaggctGCCACATTGGTTTAAAAAACAGAAGCCGCCGATGAGCTGATCCATAAAATATGAGCTTTTTTTCACAGACAAGCaaattatacaataataattaataattagacaaaataattgattttttattataatggaATGAATGGAATGAATGTTAAAAAAGTtgtcttgtttttttgtatagcTATTGAGCTATTTTTAACAGGCCAAGaacagttaatttttttattaaaaagtggGCAGCACTGGTTatagcaataacaaataaGCAGGACGCACCATGGAGGATAACGCAGATACGACACCAGATGCGGAATCGTTTAATGGCTATGGCTTTAACAACTGTACAGCTGCAGAAGCATTTATTCAAGGCCTGGCTGGAATGGTAAACCAAGGCGATGTTGAGACAATGATACgggcacaaaaacaaatgtgagTTTAGATTAACGTTCGTTACAAGGTGATTCAACCCACCACCCACCAAAAaggaatacatacatatgcgaaatttctataaattgcACAATAAATACTTGCGTCTTTTAGGCTACAACGTTTTGAGAAAACGAATGAGATGCTGCTCAATTGCAACGCATTGTCGCAAAGTCGTTTGAAAAGCGCAAGTGAGGATTTTAAACGTCACGTAAAACTGCTCAGTGAAATGAAGAAAGACCTGGATTACATATTTCGCAAAGTCCGCGTTATTAAACaaaagctgcagcaacaatacCCTGCAATTTACGCAGAAGTGCAGCCTCAACGTAGCAGTTTGGCCGAAGAAGCGGAAGATGAAACGGAAATTGCAAAATCATCACAGATTCCAATTGTGGAACCAGCTAAAGCCAAACCTCCGTCCGCCGAGACAACGTCCAAAAAAAGCGAAGCCACAATCGAATATGTGCAAATGCAGGAGGCTATCGAAAATGGCATAGTCGAGGTAGAGAATGAGCTCATTAAACGGGTATGCTCCGTGGAGACTGCGAATCCCAATGACTCATCTGATTGTACGTCAGAGGACACTGGCTAAAACCACTGGCATTACTTAAATTAGAAGcctatgtaaatatttatatttaattattagtaAATTACATACTTATagtttagaaaataatttggtACTTGTACTGCTTTGGTACCTTTGAGATTATAACTCTTCCATCATAGCTTAAGGACGCAAAGATCCACGGATCCACATTACTCCATTCAGCACAGTAAACAGAGTCCTCGTGCTGATCGAATGATTGCAGCAATCCATCTGAAAGCACTTTATGTCGTTCCTGTGGAACGGATGAAATTCCATCGCTGGGATCAGTTGACAAGGCTTCTGAGCTGACGGATCCTGCACAGGTCAGCAGAACCTTGCAATCACTTGAGCTGGACAATATCAGTTGATCGTGGAATGTGTTGAACCGCACAGACCACACCCAATGGGAATGATCACTGCGTTCAAAGACCGGCGACTTTACCATGCGACAGTCCCAGACTTTCAGACAACCATCGTCACCGCCGGTGACCAGATGACACTGTTTGTTTGGATTACAGTCCAGATCGCGCACCAGCTGACCATGTGCATCATCTATGCTCCAAGCGCAATGCTGTGTATCTCGAACATCGTAGGATTTGACGCTGGTGTCGTGTAGCAGCAGGAACTGATGACCCTGATGATGGTGCGACCATTTGCCAGTTGTAAATGGTGACAGGTTCTTTGCTCCGcttgagctgctgctgctggcttcGGCCACAACACGAGTTGACGCTTCAGCTCGTTGCATGACGGCCAATTTGTTGCCAACAACACAAGCTATCGTCTGGTCTTGACTAGGatgaaattcaattgttttcacGCGATCACCCAAACTGGCTGTGTCCAAGACCTCAACCTGGGCCCAGGGAATGTATTCGCTTTTAACTGGTTCGTTGGCGGCAGCTGTGGGATCGTCCACAGGCAAAGTCAATAGAGCTGCCTGAGACAACACCTGAGCTCCTTTCTGAACATTGTATACAGATGCCAGCAACCTCGCGTCGTGGGGACAACTGTTGAGTTTCCAGACTTCACCCAGAGCATGCTCAAATATctgaaagaaaatatattataatagaaACATCATTTGTTAATTACAATCTCACTGACCTTGGATTGTATTGTTGCCTGCTCCTCGTCATATTGGAGTAAATGCAACTGATTAGTTGGCTTCAATGAATTTGTGGCAATGAAGAAGCACACATCATTGCTCTCCCCATATTGTGGGGTGAGAGCACGCGCCTGCAACTCCAAGCCATAAATCATGCTATTTTCCTCCATCACAAAAACACTGCGGATTGTTTAAACCTTTTACGaaaattatatacttttttatttattcatatcttTTGTTGCCACctgcagaaaaaaattatagttaatttGAACGTCTGGCAACTTTGAAAACTGATCtagattattttgttttatttcagtgCCTTTTTCCAATAAGGAtcttattaacaattttcgaaaattcgaAGCAAGAAATACCacctttatttcatttaatttaaagttaattattgtttgtttgttgtttaaataataacaaaacctagctgattttatattaaaaatggcCATATTTCCGgctaataatagtaataataataatcgaattttgaaaatagcaagaactagctataaaatagctaagttggcaacagtgtaTTTGGTACTAATTCCAATTGCTACTCGTCGTTATTGAGCAAGCGACTCGTTACTTTTCAGCTGTCATGAAATACAACCCTGTGCACGCTGGAATCAACACTGTGTTGTCTCCATCCATTTTGTTTTAGTGAAAAAAGATTCTGAAAAGTAACAGACGCGCAGTAACAAAATTTACATTGCAGTATAATTAGTGAAACATTTAGCATATTCCACAACTAACTAAATTCCCGGAGTGCAGAGCAATGGCACAAAACATCAGCCCTGAACAGAGTGGTGCTGGTGGCAGTAGCAAACACAGCGATGACTCGCTGCCTGTCAAAGACAATCATGCTGTGAGCAAAAGGTAAGGCgccaaattttaatacatgtacatacatgtttCATATActacgtatgtacatatgtgtaatATATTCAATGGGAATAATGATTTGCAATAATTTCTCATATGTGTGCATATATATTCCAAACAGACTGCAGAAAGAACTCATGAACCTAATGATAGCCAACGAGAAAGGGATATCGGCATTTCCGGATGGCGAAAACATCTTTAAATGGGTCGGCACCATTGCGGGTCCATTGAACACTGTGTATGCGAGCCAGACATATCGTTTATCGCTCGACTTTCCTAATTCTTATCCGTATGCCGCGCCAGTGGTTAAATTCCTCACTCCATGCTTTCATCCCAACGTCGATTTGCAGGGCGCCATTTGCCTGGATATATTAAAGGACAAGTGGTCAGCGCTGTATGATGTGCGCACCATATTGTTGTCGATACAGTCGCTGCTCGGCGAGCCAAATAATGAGAGTCCACTTAACGCGCAGGCCGCAATGATGTGGAATGATCAAAAGGAGTACAAAAAATACCTAGACGCATTCTATGAGAAGCACAAGGACACCTAAAAAGAGAAACACCAAGACCGTTTATCCTCATTCTATGCTCATATTGCGgcgtatttatttacatttgtatgtacgGTGCATGcaacacctacacacacacacacacaccactcATACTCCCCCGCCCTCCACATCCTCTCTCTATATTAGTTAATGCTGATTTGGCACATAGGCATTTCTTTTCTCCAACTGCTGTCATTGATAGACGCGACTCGTTTCGATtctccaatttttttaaaaatattttccaacaaattaattatatataatgtaatggtatatgtatgtaattctCAAAACCGTCTGTTTCATTAAGCTTAAGCCTGAGTTGtagttaattgtttttataaatgatttttgaaaatatgtaaacGGGCTTGTGCCATAAATTTGTACTGATTTAAAGCAATTATACGAGCCCGGGCATTATGTGAATGTTAGCTAATTTTATAGTAACCTCCCAGATCCCCAAACTCACTtcgtatatgtatttactttaaaaatcagCCGATTTGTCGacatcaaatatataataacaaatttttagtatttcaAAATGGATTGTACTTTTTACATTGTAACAAGTTTCGTTAGCAAGAAGAGTTATtgaaattacatatatatataaataaaaatcgaataatGGATCACTAAACACTTGACTTGGAATGTGACTTCTTCATGTGAATGGACAAAGCACCGCGAGATTCAAAAATTCGGCCACAACGCCTGCAGCGAAAGGGTTGCTTATAACTGTGACTCCTTAAGATATGATCCTGCAGATTTTGATTGGTATAGAAACGCTGGACGCAGTAATCGCAGGCGAATTTAAGCTCTCCTTTGCTCTTGTGAACCCATTGATGACGAGTTAAATGAGCTCTTCGACCATAAGATTTGCCACACTTTTCACAAATATGTGCAGATATATGGGACTCTTTAGCGTCCTTGGTATGTTGCCGCCTAATGTGATAATTGAGACTGCGAATTGCCGTGTAAACTTTGTTACAATTAGGCTCTACACATTGATATGTggttacaaagttatgatgaGCTTCCTTCAGGTGTTCGGTTAGTAAATTAGCGCGCGCATAAGTCTTCTCACATTGGTCGACTGTACATTTATAGGGTTGTTCCCCTCGATGCCTCTGCATATGCGCCTCATACAGCGACATTTTGTAGAATCCACGACCACAAATGTGACAGTCCATCTTGTTGCCTACTCTTCGAAGGAGTCCTTGTTTTCCAGATATGGTAATCTTCTCCTTTTCAAGCAATTCCTTGGCAGCTTCATCTTCTATTATATAGACCTCTTCCTGTAATAACCAAAGAGATAGGATAAAGCTTTTATCATTCTTGTAAGATTGGTAAATAATAtcgaatttataaatatttcatgttttttctAGAGGATATTTGAAGTGTAAAGCGTTAAAGGCAATACCGGTCGAAACGAATCGCTATACAATACAGATGTCATAGAAAAGATCGGTCGAATTTAAACCTTTAGTAAGTTgtttcttgaaatatttaaacgaAAGCTAATTTTTGTCAAtgtattgttttatacatatatcctAGGgaattttggtttaaattcCAAATGTAATACAAtgtcgttttttatttttgtttcaattagcGCAATTTGTTAAAGTGCTGAGTTAGTAAATCTTCCAGGCTAACAAGGGATGCTTTACATAAAAACGGTTAAGGTTGAGGAATTTAGCTGTGTGTATTTGAGTGTGTTTAATGATCGGTGTAAATTAAAACAGACGGTGAAAGGAATTACAGCACGTCAAAAACTTGTTTTGACTAAGAAagcatttatatttcttttgttatttttaggaATAGTAAACCTATTTATGAAacttattatttcttttttaaacttgTGAGAATCATAAGCAActagaataaaatgaaaaaaatatattgaaagaTAAAGTCGACATTTCGCATGCGACATTTTGTTTCGTCATGCCTTTTATGTAATTTGATTCAAAGAACTCACGACGTGGgtttttgatacatttttagattttgccTGCGGTTTCtgtggaaatgcccatattttattttgcagaaAAGGAACCTTATCttgttatttttggtattttattatagCTGCATATGATTCTTagaaaaagcttaaaataaacaaagcaataatttttttaattaaaaaagcgGTTATTTAACATACTGTATGTACAAAATTACTTTACAACACTGAAAGCAAAAGTCCCAGATATCAATCCTTTTCAAAAGCTCGCTAGCAAAGCTTCAAAAGCTGCCATGGCGGCCAACGCTGTCtatgcatttatgtttatgtttatacatttccataaactaaatatacatatatgtatatacgcgtatacatatgtagatataaaaatatcaacaaacaTTTGATTATGCTTAAACGCCACGTTCTCACGCCAATAAATTGGGTGTATAATGTCATACACcagcatatgtatgtacatatatgtgtatgtgttgtcTTCCGTATCCAATAtatttacagttacagtttatgtatatatgtatgtacattgttACATACGTACGCGATGCTAATCAACCAAATGTGATTAGATTATGCCAAACtggcaaacaattaaataataaattcatatacatacaaacaataaACACTCACAATTTCTTCAATTGACTCCGATTGAACTTGAATATTTACTTCCTCTTGCTTTAAATCGAAATCTTCCTCCAATTgtgtttcaaatattttttgttcaacttcaattcttttttcttccttGTCCTTGCAATATTCGGCTTTCGCGTTGACTTCCAGCATAATTTTCTCAAAGTTCCTAAGAGACTCCTCGCACATGCATTGGAAATCATGGAATTTTTGCACCATTTGATAACAGCACTCGCAGATGCATTGAAGCACAATCTCAGAGCTTGAATCCTGGTCGAGTGGCGCCGTCCTGGTTGCCATGCAGCCAAAGAATTTGGCCGCCAAGTTCTCTTCCCGGCACAAATCATAGGCGGCATCTTGGGAGTCGAGGAGTACCAGACACGCTCGGCATAGCGACATTTtggcggaggaggaggcagCGCTTTCCGTGGTTGTTGTATCAGCAAGTGCCCGACACGCGCTTATGTTACGTTCTGATTTGAACATCGTTCGGCTGCATTCCCATTCGCGGTACCGGCAATGTTATAAATTGACTTCAATTACGACAATAACcaaaacagaaacaataacaatagtcCAGCGCTGTCCGCTCCCTTCGCTTCTTGTGCTTTCACTGCGCTGGATAATAAAAGCTCTTCAATCGGTCGTtagatgctgctgctgttgattaaacaaaaacaaaaaactgttGTCTCACAGGGTGGCTCTGTCTGATGTAAAGCTTTAGCTCCCTGCACAGGGTGTCGTAACGGCTGCTACTCAAATTCAAACTCTGTTTACTTTAAGTTTAATTGTGtttatgcttttatttatttaaaaatcgcacaaaaattaatgaaaacattcaaattatgattatgaaATAACtgttaaaactatttaaatacatacagtCTGTCAAGAATGAGTTTACacaacaaaaagttaaaaatataaacagttttcatttaaattgaatgagtaattctaattaatttaaaaaaaatgtatgttaggatttatatttttggcttaTTAGGTGAAAAAGTGTAAACTCATGTTTGTCAGactttatgtatatttgtgttttatgTAATTATGCTTGTAATTTAAACGCTGTCTGTCGTCATTGTGGAGCCGAGTGTAACGGATGTGGCCACTGAAGATATTGTTTCCATGGACACGTTTAACTTATGTTTAAATGCCTGCAGAGCATCCAGATGATATATCTGCTGAATGCCAGCTTGTTGTTCTATGGATAAAGTATAGACATTTGTATCGCCACTTGGAGTCAGCAAAGTGGGCATATAATGGGGCAAGTAGAGACGCTGCATTTCCGGTGCCTCGCTGCTGTCCGAGTTAATGCCGTTGGCAAGTTGTTTGCTGTAGGAGCGATGCAGTCGTATTATCTGCACATACTGATAGTGGGATACATAGAGGAACGGCTCACGATAGATGAATCCAGTTGGAGCATATATCCAATTCAAGTCGTAGGGACGTGAACGGCATCCAAACTCATCCACAAAGACTCCACATTCGGCGAAGCAGAGCAGAAACTCTTGGCGGGAAATACGTACTGCCACAAAAGGCTGACACTTGGCCGTGTGTTGCAACGTGTTATCCGCCAGATCAATAAACTCCTCAGCCGCATAATTATCCAGATCGATTTCATAGAACTTGTCCGAGCTCACGATTGCCGAGTGGCGTGTATAGAATATCGATGTCACTGATGTGGCAGTGTCAAGTGCACGCAGGGGCTTAAATTTGTGCAGCTTAAGATCGTATTTGAGAATAACTATGCGTGAGGAGGTTGCTGCAATTGCCACCGAATCGAGGGCATTTTCCGATTCATTTGATATCTGGACAAGTTTCCACTTTTCGCTGGCGGTACGATTGGCAAACGGCAGCTCAATTACAGACGTCTCCAGGGACGGTTTCTGGCAGGGAATGGCGCTTTGGCAACGCGACTCCAATTGTCGATAATCGCATTGATAAAGTTTCTCCCCATTTGCGCCAACCATGATGGCCTTGGATAAGCGTGGCGATATTGAAACATAGCTAACACTCTCGATTCCAGCAATGTGCAACAAACGCTGCGTCTCCACATTGTAAGCAAACAGTCCCGAGTTGCAGCCAAAGAGAATAATCTTTTGTTCAACCACCTCAAAGGCGCAATTGATTTCGATAACGTCATCCACAGAGTCCTGGACACCGCCACTATATGCCAGTGTACCAATATAATCGCTATTCGAGGAGCTGTTCTCACTCTCTACaatgttgctgtggctgtcaCAACTTGATTCCGCTCGAGACTCGCTGTTTTCCTCAACATTTGCTGCAGTTTTACTTCCGCAACCTTCGCTGACATTAGAGCGACACTTGCGATGTGCCACCTCCTTGCATTCCTTGCAGCGCCAATAAGGTGAACCAACTATAATCAGTTGCTCACAAGCCAGACACGTGGATGTGTCTACTTTCGATTCCTGCAGCGCCAACTCAAAACGATGATGCGTCTTTTCATTTTCCGTAACTTTTTTCTGCGGCGATCTTATCTTGCTCTTGGTAGCCAACTGACTTGTGGAACGCTTCAATGGCGTCTGCTCTTTGAGTGGGGAACGCGGAACGTCGGCAATGGTCACTGGTCTCGATTTCTTCTCTTCCAAGTTGCCATTTAAAGCAGCCGACTTTCGTGGAGAGCGTAAAA
This genomic interval carries:
- the LOC117787720 gene encoding ubiquitin-conjugating enzyme E2 C; this encodes MAQNISPEQSGAGGSSKHSDDSLPVKDNHAVSKRLQKELMNLMIANEKGISAFPDGENIFKWVGTIAGPLNTVYASQTYRLSLDFPNSYPYAAPVVKFLTPCFHPNVDLQGAICLDILKDKWSALYDVRTILLSIQSLLGEPNNESPLNAQAAMMWNDQKEYKKYLDAFYEKHKDT
- the LOC117787719 gene encoding zinc finger protein 506: MFKSERNISACRALADTTTTESAASSSAKMSLCRACLVLLDSQDAAYDLCREENLAAKFFGCMATRTAPLDQDSSSEIVLQCICECCYQMVQKFHDFQCMCEESLRNFEKIMLEVNAKAEYCKDKEEKRIEVEQKIFETQLEEDFDLKQEEVNIQVQSESIEEIEEVYIIEDEAAKELLEKEKITISGKQGLLRRVGNKMDCHICGRGFYKMSLYEAHMQRHRGEQPYKCTVDQCEKTYARANLLTEHLKEAHHNFVTTYQCVEPNCNKVYTAIRSLNYHIRRQHTKDAKESHISAHICEKCGKSYGRRAHLTRHQWVHKSKGELKFACDYCVQRFYTNQNLQDHILRSHSYKQPFRCRRCGRIFESRGALSIHMKKSHSKSSV
- the LOC117788709 gene encoding kxDL motif-containing protein CG10681; protein product: MEDNADTTPDAESFNGYGFNNCTAAEAFIQGLAGMVNQGDVETMIRAQKQMLQRFEKTNEMLLNCNALSQSRLKSASEDFKRHVKLLSEMKKDLDYIFRKVRVIKQKLQQQYPAIYAEVQPQRSSLAEEAEDETEIAKSSQIPIVEPAKAKPPSAETTSKKSEATIEYVQMQEAIENGIVEVENELIKRVCSVETANPNDSSDCTSEDTG
- the LOC117788708 gene encoding EARP-interacting protein homolog produces the protein MEENSMIYGLELQARALTPQYGESNDVCFFIATNSLKPTNQLHLLQYDEEQATIQSKIFEHALGEVWKLNSCPHDARLLASVYNVQKGAQVLSQAALLTLPVDDPTAAANEPVKSEYIPWAQVEVLDTASLGDRVKTIEFHPSQDQTIACVVGNKLAVMQRAEASTRVVAEASSSSSSGAKNLSPFTTGKWSHHHQGHQFLLLHDTSVKSYDVRDTQHCAWSIDDAHGQLVRDLDCNPNKQCHLVTGGDDGCLKVWDCRMVKSPVFERSDHSHWVWSVRFNTFHDQLILSSSSDCKVLLTCAGSVSSEALSTDPSDGISSVPQERHKVLSDGLLQSFDQHEDSVYCAEWSNVDPWIFASLSYDGRVIISKVPKQYKYQIIF